Below is a genomic region from Lucilia cuprina isolate Lc7/37 unplaced genomic scaffold, ASM2204524v1 Scaffold_8434, whole genome shotgun sequence.
TTTAATTATATGAACAATTTAGTTGATTTATGATTATCTaagaacttgaaaaaaaaactcatttatgaaaaattttagcaaatcgtaaaaaaatgaaattatttaatctCATGCCATTATCACATAAACTACTCTCTAtctaagaaaacaaaatgttataataTGTTTACCAGATAGTGGGGTGGTCTATAGACACAATGTCCCACTATTATCTTGAGTAATTACTGACATGCTGCTTCGATGTAATGATAAGAGTATGTGTGTGAAAAGTCattaactttaaacaaatttaaattgataacAATGATTTGGCGtaatttgtttcttaatttgTTGTATGAAACTATTAAGACTTACCATAAAAAATGGACTAGAGAAATAGGAACCAATGGCACCACCAGCTGCCCCCCAAAAAATACCCTTGACAAATGAAACATCTCCAGATTTGGTGTGCATCCAGCCATTGTTTAAAGCCATATTATAAATGCTTAAACTGTTGCAAAAAccaaacattttataacaaattaaatttccacaaaaaactcatttaaataCTCACCGaaatgaatttataataaattgaaaatataaagctGGTGTTAAGCCCTTCTGCAAACCCGTTAAGCCATCATTTTTAGCCACCGTTACAAAAGCATTTACTATACCACGATATGGCTCCACGTAAGTACCCCGGGCGGCCAATTCACCTTGTAATTGTATGCGTGTTTTGACGACCTTGCATGTGGTTGTAATATACATTAATATcgtataagtttttattaat
It encodes:
- the LOC124421262 gene encoding solute carrier family 25 member 35-like, translating into MDISDFILGGLGSVGATFFTNPIEVVKTRIQLQGELAARGTYVEPYRGIVNAFVTVAKNDGLTGLQKGLTPALYFQFIINSFRLSIYNMALNNGWMHTKSGDVSFVKGIFWGAAGGAIGSYFSSPFFMVSLNSFIQQIKKQITPNHCYQFKFV